A single region of the Cronobacter condimenti 1330 genome encodes:
- a CDS encoding phage major tail tube protein has translation MALPRKLKYMNLFNDGLSYLGVVKSVTLPKLTRKLENYRGGGMNGSAPVDFGLDDDALSMEWTIGGFPDESIWSQYGASSVPLRFAGSCQRDDTGETVAVEVVMRGRHKEIDSGESKQGEDTETKISTQCTYFKLTMNGKELVEIDTVNMVEKVNGVDRLEQHRRNIGLA, from the coding sequence ATGGCACTTCCGCGCAAGCTCAAATACATGAACCTGTTTAACGACGGCCTGAGTTATCTCGGCGTTGTTAAGTCTGTGACCCTGCCAAAGCTGACCCGCAAGCTGGAGAACTATCGCGGCGGCGGCATGAACGGCAGCGCCCCGGTTGATTTCGGCCTCGATGACGATGCGCTCTCGATGGAATGGACGATTGGTGGCTTCCCCGATGAATCTATCTGGTCGCAGTACGGCGCAAGTTCGGTGCCCCTGCGCTTTGCCGGCTCCTGCCAGCGCGACGACACCGGCGAAACGGTGGCCGTCGAGGTGGTGATGCGTGGCCGTCACAAGGAAATCGACAGCGGCGAAAGCAAACAGGGCGAAGACACAGAAACCAAAATCAGCACGCAGTGCACCTATTTCAAGCTCACCATGAACGGCAAAGAGCTCGTTGAAATCGACACCGTGAACATGGTGGAGAAGGTGAACGGCGTCGACCGCCTGGAGCAGCACCGCCGCAATATCGGGCTGGCCTGA
- a CDS encoding phage tail sheath protein, producing MSDYHHGVQVVEVNDGTRVISTVSTAIIGMVCTASDADAATFPLNVPVLITNVQSAIAKAGKKGTLAAALQAIADQAKPVTVVVRVAEGTGESEEALAQTVSNIIGGTDENGQLTGMKALLTAEAVTGVKPRILGVPGFDTLDVAVALASVCQKLRAFGYVSAWGCKTISDVIAYRKNFGQRELMLIWPDFIAWNTTTSASDTAFATARALGLRARIDQETGWHKTLSNVAVNGVTGISASVFWDLQEPGTDADLLNQAGLTTLIRKDGFRFWGNRCCSDDPLFLFENYTRTAQVLADTIAEAHMWAMDKPITPTLIRDIVDGINAKFRELKTAGYIVDALCWVDESANDKETLKAGKLMLDYDYTPVPPLDNLTLRQRITDKYLANLVSSAANA from the coding sequence ATGAGTGATTATCATCACGGCGTGCAGGTCGTCGAAGTCAACGACGGCACGCGCGTCATTTCCACTGTTTCCACGGCGATTATCGGCATGGTCTGTACGGCCAGCGATGCCGATGCCGCCACCTTTCCCCTCAACGTGCCGGTACTGATTACCAACGTGCAGAGCGCTATCGCAAAAGCCGGAAAAAAAGGCACGCTGGCTGCCGCCCTTCAGGCCATCGCTGACCAGGCGAAACCCGTCACCGTTGTGGTGCGCGTGGCTGAAGGCACCGGCGAGAGCGAGGAGGCGCTCGCACAGACCGTTTCGAACATCATCGGCGGCACCGATGAAAACGGCCAGCTCACCGGCATGAAAGCGTTACTGACTGCCGAGGCGGTGACCGGCGTCAAGCCGCGCATTCTCGGCGTGCCGGGCTTCGACACGCTGGACGTGGCGGTCGCGCTCGCGTCTGTCTGTCAGAAGCTGCGCGCGTTCGGCTATGTCAGCGCATGGGGCTGTAAAACTATCTCTGACGTTATCGCCTACCGTAAAAACTTCGGCCAGCGCGAGCTGATGCTTATCTGGCCGGACTTTATCGCCTGGAACACCACAACCAGCGCCAGCGATACCGCCTTCGCCACTGCGCGCGCACTCGGCCTGCGCGCCCGAATCGACCAGGAAACGGGCTGGCATAAAACCCTGTCGAACGTGGCCGTTAACGGCGTGACCGGCATCAGTGCGTCGGTGTTCTGGGATTTGCAGGAGCCCGGCACCGATGCCGACCTGCTGAACCAGGCCGGCCTCACGACGCTGATTCGCAAAGACGGTTTCCGCTTCTGGGGTAACCGCTGCTGTTCAGACGATCCGCTGTTTCTCTTTGAAAATTACACCCGCACCGCGCAGGTGCTCGCCGACACCATCGCCGAGGCGCACATGTGGGCGATGGATAAGCCCATCACCCCGACGCTTATCCGCGACATCGTGGACGGCATCAACGCCAAATTCCGCGAGCTGAAAACTGCCGGCTATATCGTTGACGCGCTGTGCTGGGTGGATGAGTCAGCGAACGACAAAGAAACCCTGAAGGCCGGCAAGCTGATGCTGGATTATGACTACACGCCGGTGCCACCGCTGGACAACCTGACGCTGCGCCAGCGCATCACCGATAAATACCTGGCGAATCTCGTGTCGTCAGCGGCTAACGCTTAA
- a CDS encoding tail fiber assembly protein gives MAELFDKNGNATETTTVTVYGFDQQTGEYQNTYKARILAGTGIPGFSTMQAVPESKAGYTLVWNGKAWQEREDHRGKTAYEKATGDAVIIKALGLPDDEYTLCEPATPYDKWNGTAWVTDTDARHAADVVAAEQQKSTLLAEAATEIEWRQYAVSKGIATEEELAALDKWNLYRVRLMRIVTSQAPEIEWPGRP, from the coding sequence ATGGCTGAATTATTTGATAAGAATGGCAATGCGACAGAAACAACGACCGTAACTGTTTATGGATTCGACCAGCAAACCGGGGAATATCAGAATACCTATAAAGCCAGAATCCTGGCGGGTACCGGCATTCCTGGTTTTTCTACGATGCAGGCAGTTCCCGAATCAAAAGCCGGTTACACATTAGTCTGGAACGGTAAAGCGTGGCAGGAGCGGGAAGATCATCGCGGCAAAACAGCCTATGAGAAAGCAACCGGCGATGCCGTGATCATTAAAGCGCTTGGTCTGCCGGATGATGAATACACCTTGTGCGAGCCTGCCACACCATACGATAAATGGAACGGCACGGCGTGGGTGACAGATACAGACGCCCGGCACGCCGCCGATGTTGTCGCAGCAGAGCAGCAAAAGTCCACGTTACTTGCCGAAGCGGCCACCGAAATTGAATGGCGGCAGTATGCGGTCAGTAAGGGGATTGCGACGGAGGAGGAGCTTGCCGCGCTTGATAAATGGAATTTATATCGGGTGCGGCTGATGCGCATTGTTACCAGCCAGGCTCCCGAGATTGAATGGCCTGGGCGTCCTTAG